One Panicum virgatum strain AP13 chromosome 9K, P.virgatum_v5, whole genome shotgun sequence genomic region harbors:
- the LOC120651652 gene encoding disease resistance protein Pik-2-like → MEFATGALGKIIPQLINLAKDEYNLQRSVREDIESLRGELEMIYATLRNVSEVPPEQLKDEVIKIWARKAREMSYDMEDIIDAFLVRVEGPEPPSKKSFKNFSKKITKIFSKAPTRHEIGQQIKDIKQRVTELDEQRKRYNFGSSDKVMFDDDPRDNDCTKAADLVGIDVAKRELITMLAKGDDESEQQPRKVSIVGIGGLGKTTLARAVYDMHEPPQFQCKAFVTVSRNPNKLKVLKDILYKLDRGKYENIHSTALGGNELIELVQEYLRNKRYIIVIDDIWDPNFWDKIKKCFMEDSCGSRIIATTRNIEAAIENGEIYNLPPLQYDNSKTLFYKRIYRGKGKFADNQPDDVTDEILKKCGGIPLAIITIACLLVNKPREVWSELYRAIGFGHKDNRHVETPMWKKQVENTNKILSFSYYDMPAYLRTCLLYLRSFPEDHIIDKDLLIWMWIAEGFIHVEQGNGLFELGERYFNSLINRNMVQPVESEYNGEVKGCRVHDMILDLIHSLSCAENFITVLDNGEGNTLPEKQVRRLACQRLNGEHITQTENMDMAKVRSYVSCLCGVKQWIQLSSFKLLRVLAIENCQFTDSLHLEGILSLVHLRYLGVRDTKIHELPKQIGNLKFLQTLDIESTDVKELPVSIVQLTRLVCLSICDSRIRRVPDGIGKLTSLEVLKIDLSWYRRKDDEEFYSNVRMLVKELGSLVKLRVLQIPGFFIDEIVETNLVESLRSLKKVQHIKLVSYVKVAYLDKDLPDMEIEADMPK, encoded by the exons ATGGAGTTCGCGACGGGGGCACTGGGCAAAATCATCCCCCAGCTCATCAACCTCGCCAAGGACGAGTACAACCTGCAGAGGAGCGTAAGGGAAGACATCGAGTCTCTCAGGGGAGAGCTCGAGATGATTTACGCCACCCTCCGCAATGTCAGCGAGGTGCCACCGGAGCAGCTCAAGGACGAGGTGATCAAGATATGGGCACGCAAGGCCAGGGAGATGTCCTACGACATGGAGGACATCATCGACGCCTTCCTGGTGCGCGTCGAGGGTCCGGAACCCCCCAGCAAGAAGAGCTTCAAAAATTTCAGTAAGAAGATTACCAAGATTTTCAGCAAGGCCCCGACTCGCCATGAGATCGGCCAACAGATCAAGGATATCAAGCAACGTGTCACGGAGCTGGACGAGCAGCGTAAGAG GTACAATTTTGGTAGTTCCGACAAAGTCATGTTTGATGACGACCCTCGTGACAACGATTGCACTAAGGCAGCCGACCTTGTCGGCATCGATGTGGCAAAGAGAGAGCTAATCACGATGCTGGCAAAGGGAGATGACGAGTCCGAGCAGCAGCCAAGGAAAGTCTCTATTGTTGGGATTGGTGGACTAGGCAAGACGACGCTCGCAAGAGCTGTGTATGACATGCATGAACCACCGCAGTTCCAATGCAAGGCTTTTGTTACGGTGTCTCGGAATCCCAACAAATTGAAGGTTCTCAAGGATATTCTTTATAAATTGGACCGGGGAAAGTACGAGAACATTCATAGCACAGCTTTGGGTGGAAATGAACTCATCGAGCTAGTTCAGGAGTATCTCCGAAACAAGAG GTATATAATTGTTATTGATGACATATGGGATCCAAATTTTTGGGACAAAATCAAGAAGTGTTTCATGGAGGATAGTTGTGGAAGTAGAATAATTGCGACTACTCGTAATATTGAAGCAGCCATAGAAAATGGCGAGATCTACAACCTACCACCACTTCAATATGATAACTCCAAAACGTTATTCTATAAGAGGATATACCGTGGTAAAGGAAAATTTGCTGATAACCAGCCAGATGATGTTACCGATGAAATTCTGAAGAAATGTGGTGGCATACCTTTAGCTATCATCACAATAGCATGTTTATTGGTGAATAAACCAAGGGAAGTGTGGTCCGAATTATACAGGGCTATTGGTTTTGGGCATAAAGATAACAGGCATGTAGAAACTCCTATGTGGAAGAAGCAGGTAGAAAATACAAACAAGATATTGTCTTTTAGCTACTATGATATGCCTGCATATCTAAGGACATGCTTATTATATCTAAGATCATTTCCAGAGGATCATATTATTGATAAAGATCTTCTGATATGGATGTGGATAGCTGAAGGATTTATCCATGTAGAACAAGGAAATGGGCTATTCGAGCTCGGAGAGAGATACTTCAACAGTCTCATAAACAGAAACATGGTCCAGCCTGTGGAATCCGAATACAACGGCGAAGTAAAAGGTTGCCGTGTTCATGATATGATTCTTGATCTAATCCATTCCTTGTCGTGTGCTGAAAATTTCATCACTGTGTTAGATAATGGTGAAGGTAATACATTACCAGAAAAACAGGTGCGTAGGTTAGCCTGCCAAAGACTTAACGGGGAGCATATTACTCAAACTGAAAATATGGATATGGCAAAAGTCAGGTCATATGTTTCTTGTCTGTGTGGTGTCAAACAGTGGATACAACTTTCTAGCTTTAAGCTTCTTCGTGTGCTAGCCATAGAAAATTGCCAATTTACGGATTCATTGCATCTTGAGGGTATCCTGAGTTTAGTTCACTTGAGGTATCTTGGTGTAAGAGATACCAAAATACATGAGCTCCCAAAACAAATAGGGAATCTGAAATTTTTGCAGACACTTGATATTGAGAGTACTGATGTAAAAGAATTGCCAGTGAGCATCGTCCAGCTAACACGGTTGGTGTGCCTATCAATTTGTGATTCGAGAATAAGAAGAGTGCCAGACGGGATTGGAAAGCTGACGTCCCTGGAGGTGCTCAAAATAGATCTTAGCTGGTATCGTAGGAAAGATGATGAGGAATTCTACTCCAACGTCAGGATGTTGGTGAAGGAGCTAGGCAGCCTGGTAAAACTAAGGGTGCTGCAAATCCCTGGTTTTTTCATAGACGAGATCGTGGAGACAAATTTGGTGGAGTCTCTACGCAGTCTCAAAAAGGTTCAGCATATAAAACTGGTTTCATATGTAAAAGTGGCTTATCTAGACAAGGATCTGCCCGATATGGAGATAGAGGCCGATATGCCCAAGTAG